Proteins encoded together in one Planctomyces sp. SH-PL14 window:
- a CDS encoding TolC family protein, whose amino-acid sequence MVRRRRFFAGAISSAALGTLLFAGCNRNPAAVRFLGEPDQDYYRRHATEVDFPNVSNVNPETVTGTEPPHTIDAKEKWEPREITLMEVMHIGLQNNDIIRSAGQFLVQGSPLYTAGERVPSVYDPAIQETGVLFGGRGVEAALADFDANFTTNILFGQNDVFPNSTGLPRQYRQDTGALNASLSKNFAHGGVIGVTHNANYLAQPIPGQTYNSSYAGNLGVNYQLPLMAGAGTEFTRIAGPIARSFGGISGVSQGVVIARINQDIAVADFENNVRFLIQDIENCYWDLYLAYRAFDAGVVAYESALETWRYTQKRAAGGEGLPADAAQALDQLYLTKTASENARSAIYSRETALRRLIGLPVNDGCILRPADAPVSVQLVPDWYTSMNEALTYRVELRRQKWNVKSLELQLRAARSLTRPRLDALAGYQINGFGDDLLAYNGQNNMYSSILTGEGQAWSLGAQFNMPLGFRSAHAQVRNYEIRLAKAQQLLKVEEEEVSHELAAAFQELTRSYAAAKSNLNRYLAAEDNLRLTLPLYEEGAAAVDIVVRSQTRRAEAIVAYYSSLVDYNKSLVNLQFRKGTILEYNSVRITEGPWAADAYIDAERRHLERSYGIDVSDRVHVEPEEFATPAPTGNVHFTTPSATMLSEPGPSPAEEIGPVPAAPPVDPVPPKPAPPAVP is encoded by the coding sequence ATGGTGAGACGGCGTCGTTTCTTCGCCGGAGCAATCTCGTCCGCGGCATTGGGCACGCTGCTGTTCGCCGGCTGCAATCGCAATCCCGCCGCCGTGCGGTTCCTGGGAGAGCCGGACCAGGACTACTACCGCCGTCACGCGACGGAGGTCGATTTCCCCAACGTCTCCAACGTGAATCCGGAGACGGTCACCGGGACCGAGCCGCCGCACACGATCGACGCCAAGGAGAAGTGGGAGCCGCGTGAAATCACTCTCATGGAGGTGATGCACATCGGGCTCCAGAACAACGACATCATCCGCAGCGCCGGGCAGTTCCTCGTCCAGGGGAGTCCGCTCTATACCGCCGGCGAGCGGGTCCCGTCGGTGTACGACCCGGCGATCCAGGAGACGGGGGTCCTGTTCGGCGGACGCGGCGTGGAAGCGGCCCTGGCCGACTTCGACGCCAACTTCACGACGAACATCCTGTTCGGCCAGAACGACGTCTTCCCGAACTCGACCGGTCTTCCCCGGCAGTACCGGCAGGACACCGGGGCCCTCAACGCCTCGCTCTCCAAGAACTTCGCCCACGGGGGCGTGATCGGGGTCACGCACAACGCCAACTACCTGGCGCAGCCGATCCCCGGGCAGACCTACAACTCCTCCTACGCCGGCAACCTGGGGGTCAACTACCAGTTGCCCTTGATGGCCGGAGCGGGCACCGAGTTCACCCGTATCGCCGGTCCGATCGCCCGATCGTTCGGGGGGATCTCCGGGGTGTCGCAAGGGGTCGTGATCGCCCGAATCAATCAGGACATCGCGGTCGCGGACTTCGAGAACAACGTCCGGTTCCTGATCCAGGACATTGAGAACTGCTACTGGGACCTGTACCTCGCCTACCGCGCCTTTGACGCGGGGGTCGTCGCCTACGAGTCGGCTCTCGAAACGTGGCGATACACCCAGAAGCGGGCGGCCGGTGGGGAAGGTCTGCCGGCCGACGCCGCGCAGGCTCTCGACCAGCTCTACCTGACGAAGACCGCTTCGGAGAACGCCCGGTCGGCGATCTACAGCCGCGAGACCGCCCTCCGGCGGCTCATCGGTCTGCCGGTCAACGACGGCTGCATCCTCCGTCCCGCGGACGCCCCGGTCTCGGTGCAGCTCGTTCCGGACTGGTATACCAGCATGAACGAGGCGCTCACCTACCGGGTCGAGCTCCGCCGTCAGAAGTGGAACGTCAAGAGCCTCGAGCTCCAGCTCCGGGCCGCCCGCAGCCTGACCCGGCCGCGGCTTGACGCTCTCGCCGGGTACCAGATCAACGGCTTCGGCGACGATCTGCTGGCGTACAACGGCCAGAACAACATGTACAGCTCGATCCTGACCGGGGAAGGGCAGGCCTGGAGCCTGGGCGCGCAGTTCAACATGCCGCTCGGCTTCCGCTCCGCCCACGCCCAGGTCCGGAACTATGAGATCCGGCTGGCCAAGGCCCAGCAGCTCCTCAAGGTCGAAGAGGAGGAAGTCTCGCACGAGCTGGCGGCCGCCTTCCAGGAGCTGACCCGCTCCTACGCCGCGGCGAAGTCGAACCTGAACCGCTACCTGGCCGCGGAGGACAACCTCCGCCTCACGCTGCCTCTGTACGAGGAAGGTGCGGCGGCGGTCGACATCGTGGTCCGGTCTCAGACCCGCCGGGCCGAGGCGATCGTGGCGTACTACAGCAGCCTTGTGGACTACAACAAGTCTCTTGTGAACCTCCAGTTCCGCAAGGGGACGATCCTGGAATACAACAGTGTCCGGATCACGGAAGGTCCCTGGGCGGCTGACGCGTACATCGATGCGGAACGCCGGCATCTGGAGCGGAGCTACGGGATCGACGTGAGCGATCGGGTTCATGTCGAGCCGGAAGAGTTTGCGACTCCGGCGCCGACGGGGAATGTGCACTTCACGACGCCTTCGGCGACGATGTTGTCCGAGCCGGGTCCGAGTCCGGCGGAGGAGATTGGACCGGTTCCGGCGGCTCCGCCGGTCGATCCGGTTCCGCCGAAGCCGGCACCTCCGGCTGTGCCGTAA
- a CDS encoding SDR family oxidoreductase, with amino-acid sequence MRYLVTGGAGFIGSHIATRLVEQGHEVRVLDNLCAGTLDNLAHLDGRYEFHHGDVADPVAVDRAVSGVDIVFHQAALASVPLSIERPLDTHRACVTGTVHVLDAARRLGVKRVVYAGSSSAYGDAPEMPKRESHVPEVLSPYAAAKLAGEYYCQSFAAAYDLEVVRLRYFNVFGPRQDPKSPYSAVIPLFASALLEGRTPRIYGTGEQSRDFVFVENVVDANILASQVPGVSGKVFNVASGTTISVVELLKKICDRLGYPFNPDFLPPRAGDVLHSWADISATRRDLGYQVRFSLDDGLARTLEFYVAAARKTAAPVASAPAAVVLA; translated from the coding sequence ATGCGCTATCTGGTGACGGGAGGGGCCGGCTTCATCGGCTCGCACATCGCAACACGACTGGTCGAACAGGGCCACGAAGTCCGAGTCCTCGACAACCTCTGCGCCGGCACACTCGACAACCTGGCCCACCTCGACGGCCGCTACGAGTTCCACCACGGCGACGTCGCCGACCCGGTTGCCGTCGACCGCGCCGTCTCCGGCGTCGACATCGTCTTCCACCAGGCGGCCCTCGCCTCCGTCCCCCTCAGCATCGAGCGGCCCCTCGATACCCACCGGGCCTGCGTCACGGGAACCGTCCACGTCCTCGACGCCGCCCGCCGCCTCGGCGTGAAGCGGGTCGTCTACGCCGGCTCCAGCAGCGCCTACGGCGACGCCCCCGAAATGCCCAAGCGGGAGTCGCACGTCCCCGAAGTCCTCTCCCCCTACGCCGCCGCCAAGCTGGCGGGCGAATACTACTGCCAGTCGTTCGCCGCCGCCTACGACCTGGAAGTCGTCCGCCTGCGGTACTTCAACGTCTTCGGCCCCCGCCAGGATCCCAAGAGCCCCTACTCGGCCGTCATCCCCCTCTTCGCCTCGGCCCTCCTCGAAGGCCGCACGCCGCGAATCTACGGCACCGGCGAACAGTCGCGGGACTTCGTCTTCGTCGAGAACGTCGTCGACGCCAACATCCTCGCCTCCCAGGTCCCCGGGGTCTCGGGGAAGGTCTTCAACGTCGCCAGCGGCACCACCATCAGCGTGGTCGAACTCCTCAAGAAGATCTGCGACCGCCTCGGCTATCCGTTCAATCCCGACTTCCTTCCCCCGCGAGCCGGCGACGTCCTGCACTCGTGGGCCGACATCTCCGCCACCCGCCGCGATCTGGGCTACCAGGTCCGGTTCAGCCTCGATGACGGCCTCGCCCGGACCCTGGAGTTCTATGTCGCGGCGGCCCGGAAGACTGCCGCTCCCGTCGCCTCCGCACCCGCTGCAGTCGTCCTGGCCTGA
- a CDS encoding polysaccharide biosynthesis tyrosine autokinase gives MTQPNPASANGNELAFAPPGLQASSLPGRSIDLVRFVLSIWKWLALGLFAGLTLGVVSYLIMGPVYRASTRVQVSKKASLPINSQEARRYSDRSQHVHFLTSDAIAAIAIEKYGLKDIPGIANARDPLKAVWEDATAKLVSGQDQSFDAIIEVAYESADKAVAKTVVEAIVKAYEDWLGQTKDKNSADLYAALQGSRTALIDDISKMEAAWKAWRDASPYFYPTPPVVTVNGVATPQMSPQAQALDRVIREQESIQTQRANVQGKIATLKKMIAANESPDEIQFWVMHALSAGTGGGAEGGGGGGGGGGGVLQGPSGKAELDGRLLAARLVESRLSQLVGDNHADLKNVRSEITTILSAYRSQGIVAPTIEKEDLAAVAQGAAAKSGNKKAGVDLPHVYLYILESQLEEFKIREDLLAARRTEAEGTAKESSLFDAADQKRKDEIAAKQKELESVRMQIADYNQSRSQEGYKVSQLSQVRIERSLKQVLKVFGACGLLGLISVFALAYVREWYDTSVRSVDEVRQLTGAHVLGIVPHFQKRNQNSAMAHTGISPQVVYLHHPGSRESEAYRSLRTTLFFSTRETGEKVIQVCSAEPGDGKSTTTANLAVALAQSGKSVVLIDADLRRPTVHDLFALPRQLGLAEVLTGAIPLESGLKATPVANLSVLTAGIPPENPAELLSTSNLEGLVQELRGRYDFVLFDSPPVLAVSDPCIIAPQADAMLLVVRLEKNNRTVLRRACEQLDAHGIRLLGVIANDAAASTQTEGSYGNYEEYYSTAPATSGGAARSKAAAGKLW, from the coding sequence ATGACTCAGCCGAACCCCGCCTCCGCGAACGGAAACGAACTCGCTTTCGCGCCTCCCGGCCTGCAGGCCAGCAGCCTGCCGGGACGGTCGATCGACCTCGTCCGGTTCGTCCTGTCGATCTGGAAATGGCTCGCCCTGGGTCTGTTCGCCGGACTCACCCTGGGGGTCGTCTCCTATCTCATCATGGGGCCGGTCTACCGCGCCTCGACTCGCGTCCAGGTCTCGAAGAAGGCCTCGCTCCCGATCAACTCGCAGGAAGCCCGCCGCTATTCAGACCGCAGCCAGCACGTCCACTTCCTGACCAGCGACGCCATCGCGGCGATCGCCATCGAGAAGTACGGCCTCAAGGACATCCCCGGCATCGCCAACGCCCGCGACCCGCTGAAAGCGGTCTGGGAAGACGCGACCGCCAAGCTCGTCTCCGGCCAGGACCAGTCGTTCGACGCCATCATCGAAGTCGCCTACGAAAGCGCCGACAAGGCGGTCGCCAAGACCGTCGTCGAGGCGATCGTCAAAGCCTACGAAGACTGGCTCGGCCAGACGAAGGACAAGAACTCCGCCGACCTGTACGCCGCCCTCCAGGGCTCGCGAACCGCGCTGATCGACGACATCTCCAAGATGGAAGCGGCCTGGAAGGCGTGGCGCGACGCGTCCCCCTACTTCTACCCCACGCCGCCGGTCGTCACGGTCAACGGCGTCGCCACGCCGCAGATGAGTCCGCAGGCCCAGGCGCTCGACCGCGTCATCCGCGAACAGGAGTCGATCCAGACCCAGCGGGCCAACGTTCAGGGGAAGATCGCCACCCTCAAGAAGATGATCGCCGCCAACGAATCCCCGGATGAGATCCAGTTCTGGGTCATGCACGCCCTGTCGGCCGGCACCGGCGGCGGAGCGGAAGGGGGTGGAGGGGGCGGAGGCGGAGGTGGCGGCGTCCTCCAGGGACCGAGCGGCAAGGCGGAGCTCGACGGCCGGCTGCTGGCGGCGCGGCTCGTGGAAAGCCGGCTCTCTCAGCTCGTCGGCGACAACCACGCCGACCTCAAGAACGTCCGTTCCGAAATCACCACGATCCTCTCGGCCTACCGTTCGCAGGGGATCGTCGCGCCGACGATCGAGAAAGAAGATCTGGCGGCGGTCGCCCAGGGAGCCGCCGCGAAGTCCGGCAACAAGAAGGCGGGGGTCGACCTCCCGCACGTCTACCTCTACATCCTCGAAAGCCAGCTCGAAGAGTTCAAAATCCGCGAAGACCTCCTCGCCGCGCGGCGGACCGAGGCGGAGGGGACCGCCAAGGAATCGTCGCTGTTCGACGCCGCCGACCAGAAGCGGAAGGACGAGATCGCCGCCAAGCAGAAGGAGCTCGAGTCGGTCCGGATGCAGATCGCCGACTACAACCAGTCGCGGTCCCAGGAAGGGTACAAGGTCAGCCAGTTGTCGCAGGTCCGCATCGAGCGGTCGCTGAAGCAGGTCCTCAAGGTCTTCGGTGCCTGCGGCCTGCTCGGACTCATCTCGGTCTTCGCGCTGGCCTACGTCCGCGAGTGGTACGACACGTCGGTCCGGTCGGTGGATGAGGTCCGTCAGCTGACCGGGGCGCACGTCCTGGGGATCGTCCCGCACTTCCAGAAGCGGAACCAGAACAGCGCGATGGCCCACACGGGGATCAGTCCCCAGGTGGTCTATCTCCACCATCCGGGATCACGCGAGTCCGAGGCGTATCGCTCGCTCCGCACGACCCTGTTCTTCTCGACCCGGGAGACCGGCGAGAAGGTGATCCAGGTCTGCAGCGCCGAGCCGGGCGACGGCAAGTCGACGACGACGGCGAACCTGGCGGTGGCCCTGGCCCAGTCCGGCAAGAGCGTTGTCCTGATCGACGCCGACCTGCGGCGGCCGACGGTCCACGACCTGTTCGCCCTGCCGCGTCAGCTTGGTCTGGCGGAAGTCCTGACGGGGGCGATTCCGCTGGAGAGCGGACTGAAGGCGACCCCGGTCGCCAACCTCTCGGTCCTGACCGCCGGGATTCCGCCGGAGAACCCGGCTGAACTGCTCTCGACCTCGAACCTTGAGGGACTCGTTCAGGAGCTCCGCGGCCGATACGACTTCGTCCTCTTCGACTCGCCGCCGGTCCTGGCCGTGAGCGATCCGTGCATCATCGCTCCGCAGGCGGACGCGATGCTCCTGGTGGTCCGGCTGGAGAAGAACAACCGAACGGTCCTCCGCAGGGCGTGCGAACAGCTCGATGCCCATGGCATCCGGCTGCTGGGCGTGATCGCCAACGACGCGGCGGCCAGTACGCAGACGGAGGGTTCGTACGGGAACTACGAGGAGTATTACTCGACCGCACCCGCGACGTCCGGGGGGGCAGCCCGGTCGAAGGCGGCTGCCGGCAAGCTCTGGTAG